A genome region from Cucurbita pepo subsp. pepo cultivar mu-cu-16 chromosome LG02, ASM280686v2, whole genome shotgun sequence includes the following:
- the LOC111788542 gene encoding putative callose synthase 8 isoform X2, whose translation MPECLCYIFHHMAYELHGMLTSAVSLTTWEKVMPAYGGGTESFLVNVVTPIYRVIKKEAEKSNNGSANYSTWRNYDDLNEYFWSPDCFELGWPLRLDHDFFHVDVSNKKKIDDSSKKHVKFPFFNNRRVEERTTEENVDTEAVASKDEAREQKKSLGKSNFVEVRSFLQIFRSFKRMWSFYILSLQAMIIMAFNELDTPLQLFDAVIFEDVSSVFVTSSVLKLLQAIIEITFTRKARRTMGTSQKRKYLIKLGVAVIWTIVLPVCYAYYRSKYKCYTTKKGSWIGELCFSSYMVAVAIYLISNAVDLVLFLVPAVGKYIETSNGRICSILSYWTEPRLYVGRGMQESQVSMLKYTLFWVLVLLSKFSFSYYFEIKPLVEPTKRIMKIGVKKYDWHELFPKVRSNAGAIVAIWAPIIVVYFMDSQIWYSVFCMIFGGLYGILHHLGEIRTLGMLRSRFHTLPYAFNACFCPPMLRSDQKKRKGFFRSRFQASENAHKGLSKFVVVWNQIIKSFRHEDLINNRELDLMTMPVSSELFSGIVRWPVFLLANKFTTALSIAKEFVGKDANLIKKIKKDEYMSSAVKECYESLKYILEILIVGDLEKRVISSLINEIEESINRSSLLEDFKMNELPVLHDKCIELLDLLIQGHKTHRERVIRVLQDIFELVTSDMMTNGSRLLDLVYATEQIEQDYIDFSRHIEPQLFESSTSKESIHFPLPDDDSLKEQIKRFHLLLTVKDSAMDIPVNLEARRRISFFATSMFMNVPKAPKVSNMMSFSVLTPYFAEDINFSLEELHSSHQEVSIIFYMQKMFPDECKNFLERLGYEDMEKLKDDGKEEELRNWASFRGQTLSRTVRGMMYYREALKLQAFLDIAEDEDILEGYDTIGRGNRALSAQIEALADMKFTYVLSCQSFGAQKACGDPRARDILDLMIRYPSLRVAYVEEKEMPDNDKVYSSKLIKAVNGFDQEIYSIKLPGPPHLGEGKPENQNHAIIFTRGEALQTVDMNQDNYLEEALKMRNLLQEFFNPKARKPPAILGLREHIFTGSVSSLAWFMSYQETSFVTIGQRILANPLRVRFHYGHPDVFDRVFHITRGGISKASKTINLSEDVYAGFNSTLRRGYITYHEYMQIGKGRDVGLNQISKFEAKIANGNSEQTLSRDIYRLGQRFDFFRMLSCYYTTIGYYFSSLISVLGIYVFLYGQLYLVLSGLEKSLLLQARMQNVRSLETALASQSFIQLGLLTGLPMVMEIGLERGFLTALKDFVLMQLQLAVVFFTFSLGTKTHYFGRTILHGGAKYRPTGRKVVVFSASFTENYRLYSRSHFVKGFELLLLLVVYDLFRRSYQSSMAYMLITYSIWFMSITWLFAPFLFNPSGFSWAKIVDDWKEWNKWIKQQGGIGVQQDRSWQSWWDDEQAHLRHSGLVSRLIEVLLSLRFFIYQYGLVYHLDISQHSSNFLVYVLSWAVIAAIFLLVKAVNLGKQQFSANYHFVFRLFKAFLFLGVVAVIISLSVVCHLSLKDMVVCSLAFLPTGWGLTLFAQTVRPTIEHTWLWDFTRILAKSYDYGMGVVIFAPVAMLAWLPNISDFQTRFLFNEAFNRHLHIQPIIAGKRKHK comes from the exons GTCACCTGATTGCTTTGAGTTAGGCTGGCCCCTGCGTTTGGACCATGATTTCTTTCACGTAGatgtttcaaataaaaaaaagatagatgATTCAAGTAAAAAACATGTcaagtttcctttttttaacaATCGAAGGGTGGAAGAAAGAACGACCGAAGAAAATGTAGATACTGAAGCAGTG GCTTCTAAAGATGAAGCTCGTGAGCAGAAGAAGTCATTAGGAAAAAGTAATTTTGTTGAGGTTCGTTCATTCTTGCAGATCTTTAGGAGTTTCAAGAGAATGTGGAGCTTCTATATACTGTCCCTACAG GCGATGATCATTATGGCATTTAATGAATTGGATACTCCACTTCAATTATTTGATGCAGTCATATTTGAGGATGTCTCCAGCGTTTTTGTTACATCTTCAGTACTTAAATTGTTGCAAG CAATTATTGAGATTACATTTACAAGGAAGGCGAGGAGGACTATGGGGACTTCCCAGAAAAGGAAATATCTAATAAAGCTTGGTGTAGCAGTAATATGGACCATTGTTCTTCCAGTTTGTTATGCATATTACAGGagtaaatataaatgttaCACAACAAAGAAAGGGAGTTGGATTGGAGAATTGTGTTTCTCTTCCTACATGGTTGCCGTTGCAATTTACCTCATCAGTAATGCAGTGGATCTggttttatttcttgttcCGGCAGTAGGGAAGTATATTGAGACATCAAATGGCCGTATATGCAGTATTTTGTCCTATTGGACAGAG cCTAGATTATATGTTGGTCGTGGAATGCAGGAAAGCCAAGTATCAATGCTGAA GTATACTTTATTTTGGGTACTTGTACTATTAAGCAAATTTTCCTTCAGTTACTATTTTGAG ATTAAACCACTCGTAGAACCAACCAAGAGGATAATGAAAATTGGTGTGAAGAAATATGATTGGCATGAGCTTTTCCCCAAAG TTAGGAGTAATGCTGGTGCGATTGTGGCTATTTGGGCTCCTATAATAGTT GTATATTTTATGGATTCTCAAATATGGTATTCTGTGTTCTGTATGATCTTTGGTGGTCTATATGGAATTTTGCATCATCTCGGCGAG ATTCGAACATTAGGAATGCTGAGAAGCAGATTTCATACCTTGCCTTATGCATTCAATGCTTGCTTTTGCCCACCAATGTTGAGAAgtgatcaaaagaaaagaaaaggtttctTCCGCAGTAGGTTTCAG GCTTCTGAAAACGCACATAAAGGTCTTTCCAAGTTTGTTGTTGTATGGAACCAAATCATCAAGAGTTTTCGACATGAAGACTTAATAAACAACAG GGAATTGGATTTGATGACAATGCCAGTGTCATCAGAATTGTTTTCTGGTATAGTTCGCTGGCCTGTTTTTCTCCTAGCAAACAAG TTCACAACAGCTTTGAGCATTGCAAAAGAATTTGTTGGGAAGGATGCAAATCTGATTAAAAAGATCAAAAAAGATGAGTACATGAGTTCTGCTGTAAAAGAGTGCTACGAGTCCTTGAAGTACATTCTCGAAATCCTTATCGTGGGAGATTTGGAGAAGAG GGTCATATCTTCTCTGatcaatgaaattgaagaaagcaTTAATAGATCTAGTCTTCTCGAGGACTTCAAGATGAACGAGCTTCCAGTTCTACATGATAAATGTATCGAGTTACTAGATCTTTTG ATTCAAGGGCATAAGACACATCGGGAAAGAGTGATAAGAGTTTTACAAGATATATTTGAGCTTGTAACCAGTGATATGATGACCAATGGCTCCAG ATTACTAGATCTGGTCTATGCTACTGAGCAAATAGAGCAGGATTACATTGATTTTTCTAGGCATATTGAACCACAGTTATTTGAATCCTCAACTAGCAAGGAATCTATTCATTTCCCTTTGCCAGATGATGACTCTCTCAAAGAACAG ATCAAGCGTTTTCACTTGTTGCTTACCGTTAAAGATAGTGCAATGGACATCCCTGTGAACTTGGAGGCTCGAAGGCGCATTTCATTCTTTGCGACGTCAATGTTTATGAATGTGCCCAAAGCCCCTAAAGTAAGCAATATGATGTCATTCag CGTTTTAACTCCATACTTCGCGGAGGATATAAACTTTTCATTGGAAGAGCTTCACTCAAGCCATCAAGAAGTCTCCATCATATTTTACATGCAAAAGATGTTTCCAG ATGAGTGTAAAAACTTTTTGGAGCGACTTGGTTATGAGGATatggaaaaactaaaagaCGACGGGAAAGAGGAAGAACTTAGAAATTGGGCGTCTTTTCGGGGACAAACACTGAGTAGAACAG TTAGAGGAATGATGTACTATAGGGAGGCATTAAAACTTCAAGCTTTTCTTGACATTGCTGAAGATGAAG ATATTCTTGAAGGTTATGATACCATTGGGAGAGGAAATCGTGCGTTATCTGCTCAAATAGAAGCTTTAGCTGATATGAAATTTACGTATGTGTTGTCCTGTCAATCTTTTGGAGCACAAAAAGCTTGCGGTGATCCCCGTGCAAGAGACATTCTTGACTTGATGATAAG GTATCCATCTCTTCGTGTGGCTTATGTTGAGGAGAAAGAAATGCCAGACAATGACAAAGTCTATTCATCTAAGTTGATTAAAGCTGTTAATGGTTTTGATCAG GAAATTTACAGCATAAAGCTTCCGGGTCCGCCACACCTTGgagaagggaagcccgaaaaccAAAATCATGCTATAATTTTCACACGTGGCGAAGCTCTTCAAACAGTTGATATGAACCAG GATAATTATTTGGAAGAGGCACTGAAGATGAGAAATCTTCTTCAAGAATTTTTTAATCCCAAAGCACGAAAGCCACCTGCAATTCTGGGTTTGAGAGAGCACATATTTACTGGAAG TGTTTCTTCCTTAGCATGGTTCATGTCATATCAAGAGACGAGTTTCGTCACAATTGGTCAAAGAATTCTTGCCAATCCTCTCAG GGTACGATTCCACTACGGACACCCAGATGTGTTCGACAGGGTGTTTCACATTACGAGAGGTGGCATTAGCAAAGCATCAAAAACCATAAACTTGAGCGAAGATGTTTATGCAG GATTCAACTCTACATTACGTAGGGGATATATTACATACCATGAGTACATGCAAATCGGCAAAGGCCGTGATGTAGGACTGAACCAGATCTCCAAGTTTGAAGCCAAGATAGCAAATGGAAATAGCGAACAAACTCTAAGCCGGGACATATATCGCCTTGGGCAGCGATTCGATTTCTTCAGGATGCTATCTTGTTATTACACTACAATTGGATACTATTTCAGTAGTCTG ATATCAGTACTTGGAATTTATGTTTTCCTCTACGGACAACTATACCTTGTTCTTAGTGGGTTGGaaaaatctcttcttcttcaagctaGAATGCAGAATGTCCGATCTTTGGAAACAGCTCTTGCTTCACAGTCATTTATACAGCTTGGGCTCCTAACAGGCTTACCAATGGTCATGGAAATTGGACTTGAAAGAGGATTTCTTACAGCCCTCAAAGATTTCGTCCTCATGCAGTTGCAGTTAGCAGTTgttttcttcacattttcattGGGAACAAAAACTCATTACTTCGGCCGCACAATACTTCACGGGGGTGCAAAGTACAGACCTACTGGGCGTAAGGTAGTTGTCTTCTCTGCCAGTTTCACTGAAAACTACAGATTGTATTCGAGAAGTCACTTCGTTAAAGGATTCGAGCTACTGCTTCTGTTGGTTGTCTATGATTTGTTCAGGCGATCTTATCAGAGCAGCATGGCATATATGTTGATCACTTACTCCATCTGGTTCATGTCAATTACTTGGTTATTCGCACCATTTCTGTTCAATCCCTCTGGGTTCAGTTGGGCGAAGATAGTAGATGACTGGAAAGAATGGAATAAGTGGATTAAGCAGCAAGGTGGTATCGGAGTTCAGCAGGACAGAAGTTGGCAGTCTTGGTGGGACGACGAACAAGCCCATCTTCGTCATTCAGGACTTGTTTCGAGGTTGATCGAGGTACTTCTCTCACTAAGGTTCTTCATATATCAGTACGGGCTCGTATATCACCTAGACATCTCCCAGCATAGCAGTAATTTTCTGGTTTATGTGCTTTCTTGGGCTGTGATTGCTGCAATTTTCTTACTAGTCAAG GCAGTAAACCTGGGGAAGCAGCAATTCAGTGCCAACTATCATTTCGTATTCAGATTATTCAAAGCGTTTCTCTTCCTTGGCGTTGTAGCGGTAATTATTTCGCTATCGGTCGTCTGTCATTTATCTCTGAAGGACATGGTCGTCTGCTCTCTAGCCTTCCTTCCAACTGGATGGGGATTGACATTG TTTGCACAAACTGTGAGGCCAACAATAGAGCACACTTGGCTGTGGGACTTCACCAGGAT